One Vulpes lagopus strain Blue_001 chromosome 17, ASM1834538v1, whole genome shotgun sequence DNA segment encodes these proteins:
- the GPR160 gene encoding probable G-protein coupled receptor 160 isoform X2 encodes MPAAKPWGRFAGGFTLPPGEATKLLPTPAPVVQRPRAGITGRSSFPRIRLCGPSLPVGEESDLPTYSITATGVIGEGQELFTWHFGMPGIKSKIIEGSKTEIISQERPAGESRGWKTK; translated from the exons ATGCCAGCGGCGAAGCCATGGGGCAGGTTCGCTGGCGGGTTTACCCTTCCCCCCGGAGAAGCGACGAAGCTGCTGCCAACTCCCGCACCGGTTGTGCAGCGGCCACGAGCTGGGATCACGGGCCGGAGCAGCTTTCCTCGCATTCGCCTCTGCGGCCCCTCGTTGCCTGTCGGGGAG gagtccgatttgccaacatacagcataacagcGACGGGCGTGATTGGAGAAGGTCAAG AGCTTTTCACGTGGCATTTTGGAATGCCAGGTATCAAAAGTAAGATCATTGAAGGCAGTAAAACGGAGATCATCAGCCAAGAAAGACCTGCTGGAGAAAGCAGA GGATGGAAAACAAAGTGA
- the GPR160 gene encoding probable G-protein coupled receptor 160 isoform X1, translating to MTALSSENCSFQYQLHQANQPLDGNCLLFLIILGKILLNILTLGMRRKITYQNFMEYFCISLAFIDLLLLVNISIISYFRDFVLLGIRFTKYHICLFTQIISFTYGFLHYPVFLIACIDYYLNFSKTTKLGFKCQKLFYFLTVILIWVSVLAYVLGDPAIYQSLKAQNVYSYQCPFYISIQSYWLSFSMVIVLFMAFLTSRAEVIALVQAVRMTSYMNETILYFPFSSHPSYTLSSKKTLLPKFIICFLGTWLPFVLLQVIILLLKVQIPAYIEMNVPWLYFVNSFLIATVYWFNCHKLNLRDFALPVDPFVNWKCCFIPLTIQNLEQTEKPISIIIC from the coding sequence ATGACTGCTCTTTCTTCAGAGAACTGCTCTTTTCAGTACCAGTTACATCAAGCAAATCAGCCTTTAGATGGTAACTGTTTGCTGTTTCTGATTATACTTGGGAAAATACTACTGAATATCCTCACACtaggaatgagaagaaaaatcaccTATCAAAACtttatggaatatttttgcatttcacTAGCATTCATCGATCTTTTACTTTTAGTAAACATTTCCATTATATCCTATTTCAGGGATTTTGTACTGTTAGGCATTAGGTTTACTAAATACCACATCTGCCTATTTactcaaattatttctttcacttacGGCTTTCTGCATTATCCAGTTTTCCTGATAGCTTGTATAGATTATTACCTGAACTTCTCTAAAACCACAAAACTTGGGTTTAAgtgtcaaaaattattttatttcttgacagTAATTTTAATTTGGGTTTCAGTCCTTGCTTATGTTTTGGGAGATCCAGCTATCTACCAAAGCCTGAAGGCACAGAATGTTTATTCTTATCAGTGTCCTTTCTACATTAGCATTCAGAGTTACTGGCTGTCATTTTCCATGGTGATAGTTTTATTTATGGCGTTTCTAACCTCTCGGGCAGAAGTTATTGCCTTGGTACAGGCTGTTAGGATGACCTCCTATATGAATGAGACTATcctatattttcccttttcatcCCATCCTAGTTATACTCTGAGCTCTAAAAAAACACTCTTGCCCAAGTTCATTATCTGTTTTCTCGGCACTTGGTTACCATTTGTACTACTTCAAGTAATTATCCTTTTACTTAAAGTCCAGATTCCAGCATATATTGAGATGAACGTTCCGTGGTTGTACTTTGTCAATAGTTTTCTCATTGCTACAGTTTATTGGTTTAATTGTCACAAGCTTAATTTAAGAGACTTCGCATTACCTGTGGATCCATTCGTCAACTGGAAATGCTGCTTCATTCCACTTACAATTCAGAATCTTGAGCAAACTGAAAAGCCTATATcaataataatttgttaa